The Alistipes megaguti sequence CCCGAGACCCCAGACGGCCAGCGCCGCAGCCGCGATGATGAAGAACATCGACCAGTGCATGCCGCGGGCCAGCGAAATCACCGGGCCGATGATCAGCGCCACGACCGCCGGACGCATCCCCTTGAAGGCGGCGTCGACAACGGGGTTGTGGCGGATGTTGGCGAAGAAGAGGGCGATGATGAGGATGATGACGAACGACGGGAGAATGGTGCCCAGCAGGGCTGCCGTCGCACCGCGCAGTCCGCGCATCTTGTATCCGACGAAGACCGACGTGTTGAGCGAGATGGGCCCCGGAACCGACTGGGCCAGCGTCAGCAGGTCGAGAAACTCCCGGCGTTCGACCCAGCGCCGGTTGTCGATCACCTCGCGTTCGATCAGCGGGATCATGGCGTAGCCCCCGCCGAAGGTGAAGAGCCCGATCTTGAAGAACGAGACGAATATCGTGCGCAGACGTTCCATAGGCATTTCTCAGAGGCGATTCTTGCGGCCCAGCAGCGTCAGCAGACCGTCGATGTAGGTCATCGGATGGGTCGGCGCCCCCGGGAGCCAGAGGTCCGGCGTGTGCGAATCCAGAAAACTGCGGTCCAGGGCGCGGCTCTCGGCGAAGAGTCCGCCGGAGCAGGCCTCCGTGCCGCACATCACGAGGATTTTCGGCTCGGCCACGGCGTCGTAGCAGATCTCCAGCGCCTCGGCCATCTGGGCCGTCAGCGGGCCCGAGACCACCACGCCGTCTGCATGGCGCGGCGAGGCCGTGAAGCCGATGCCGTAGCGCCCCAGATCGAAGTTGACGTTGCCCGTGGCGTTGAGCTCCATCTCGACCGAGCCGTCGCCGCCGGCCGAGACTTCGCGCAGCTGCAGCGCCTGGCGGAAGCAGCGCCGGATCTCGGGCCGCACGCGTTTCGGGTCGAACTCCACGCGCGAGTCGCCGGCGTGCAGCACGAGACCCTCGCGCGTGGGCGAACCGATGCGGTAGTCGTTCGTGAAGCGTACGTTGCGCGGCGCCACGCGCGCACACTCCCCGCAGAAGAGGCAGCGTCCCAGGTCGAGCTCCAGCGGGTCGGCCCGGAAAGCCCCCGTCGGGCAGAGGGCTTCGGCGCGTTCAGCCTCGGTGGTATCCTCGGTGAAGGTCAGTTCGGGGCGTCCGCGGAACTCTTCGGTCAGTTCGACAGCATCGAGGTCCTCGATGGCCTGCTGCCCGTGGCTGCGCAGCACCCGTATTTTCGGTAGAATCATGGTCGCAAATGTTAGGCCCTTAATCGTTCGCAAAAATACGCAATTCCCGCGAACCTGCAAGCACTTTGCCCCGGAATCGACACACCGCGGGCCGGAGTTCCGTCGGTGGATCTCCGGCCCGCGGGTCGAAAAGGGAAATGAAGTGATGGGGTCTCTTGAGTCGGGCCGGATGGAGCGTTTCGGTGGTGCGGAGGGTTCCGTAGAGTGCGGAGAGTCCGGTAGTAGTACGAAGGAAAAGAGCGCTCCGACAGCGGGAAGCTGATCGTGCAGTCCATGCAAACGATGCCGTACTGGTGGTCGGCTGGGGTCGAGGGGGCCGTCACGACGCTGTTGTTGCGGTTCATGTGCAGCGTGCAGTGGTCGACTACGATCGTCGACGAGCCGAAGATGAAGTCGACGTTGCCCTCGACGTGGCAGTCGCGCAGGGGCTTTCCACAGCCGGCGTTTTCCCGGGTACGTCACACGGCGTAGGGCGCGTGTTGCGCGGACTGGCCGGGAGGCGGATGCGGCGTCAGAGGTCGTGGCCGCAGTAGGAGAGGTTGAAGCTCTTGTTGCAGATCGGGAAGTCGGAGATCCCCTCGCCGCGCACGGCCAGCGCCAGCGCCAGCCAGTTGTGCAGACTCGGATCCTTGATGCGGCACGCCTCGATATGACCCTCGGCGTCGGTCACCACCACGTGGCACGTCTCGCCGCGCCATCCCTCGACCAAGCCGAACGAGAGCGACTGCGGGGTCAGCTGCGTCGTATAGTCGGGCGTCTCGCAGGGGTTCTCCAGTGCGCCGTATTTCTGTTCGTAGATCTCCAGCAGTTGGTCGATGTAGCGGGCCGACTGCGCAACCTCGCGACAGCGCACCTCGAGCCGGGCCATCACGTCGCCCGATGTCTCGATGACGGGTTCGTGGTGGAGGCATTTGCCGTAGGAGCCCCACGGATGCGTGGCGCGGATGTCGCGGGCCAGTCCGCTGGCCCGGGCCGCCTGCCCGACGCCGCCGATGCGGCGCATCTCCTCGCGCGGAACCATACCGCACTGCTCGAAACGCGCCAGCAGCGTGGGCGACGACTCCAGGTCGCGGCGTACCTCCTCGTAGCGGCGGGCAATCTCGGCGACGTTCCGGCGGATCATGGCCGATTTGGCCGGCGTGAGCGGATGGTCGGTGCCGTGGGGCCGGATCAACCCCTTGCCGAAGCGGTTGCCGCACCACGCCTGCGTGGTGTTGATCGTCATCGTGCGCAGCGCCTCGCAGGCCACCTGTCCCAGCTGGTAGCCCGCATCCATCGACAGCGCTCCCGTATCGGCGATCTGCATGGCCATGCGCTCCAGTTCGAGCGCTACGGCCCGTTCGCGGTCGAGCTGCGTGGGGCGTTCGCGGCCGGTGAGCTTCTCGACGGCCTCGGCAAAGGCTGTGGCGTGGGCCACGGCGCTGTCGCCCGCAACGGCCTCGGCCAGACACATCTGCCGCAGCCGGTTGTCGGTCGACGAGAAGGCCGCCTCGACTCCCCGGTGCTGGTAACCCAGCGCAATCTCGAGGTGGAGCACCTCTTCGCCGTTGCAGATGAAGCGGAAGGCCCCCGGCTCGATGATCCCGGCGTGGATCGGACCCACGTTGACCTCGTGCAGCGAGTGGCCGGCCATCGTATAGAAGGGGTAGTTGTCGATCGAACTCTGGCGGTTGTAGCGGTCGAAGGGGTAGCGCAGCGGCTTGGGCCACGGCTGGCCGTCGAAGCGGATGCCGTAACGCTCGGTGATGTCCCGCTCGAAAGGGTGCATCTGCGGGTGCAGGGCCGTGAGTGACGGAAGGGCCGTATCGTCGTAGTAGCCCGTGGCGTGGGAGGTGATCAGCACGCGGCTCTCGGCGTCGTCGAGCACCAGGCAGTAGAAGCGCATCCGGTCGTCGGAGGGCAGGGCGAAGTAGTGCGCCACGTGGTAGCGTTCGTCCGAGAGCCACGTGCGCAGCAGTTCGTAGAACGAGGCATAGGAGATCTCGGGAATCTCCTCCAGGCGCACGGCGCCCGCGGTATTGTCGGTTACGAGATAGTTCATAAGGCAGTGATTTGGCCGATCAGTTCACGCAGAAAATCCGGTTGCCAGAGCCCCAGCACCATGGCCGCCGCCAGCAGCGTGAGGGCCGACCACGACAGCGCCCGGTCGACCTTCGAGGGGTGGAGTTCGTCCTGGTTGGGCTGGTAGCAGAGGCGGAGCATCCGCGAGCAGAACGAGTAGATGACGATGCACAACAGCAGCAGAAGCCCTGCCACGAGCCACCAGCGGCCTCCGACGATCGCCTCGCGCAGGATCATCAGCTCCGAGAGGAAGAGCGGCGAGGGCGGGAAGGCCACCAGGATGACCATCCCCGCAAGCAGCCCCATGGCCCCCACGCGGTTGATGTGGATATAGTCGCCGATGCGGTTGATGCGGTATCCGTTGTAAACCTGCCGCACGACGGCCATCTGCAGGAAGAGGCTGCTCTTGATGAAGGTGTGGCAGACGACGTGGAAGACTGCCGCCCAGACACCCGCACCGCCGACGCCCAGTCCGATGGCGGCCAGACCCATGTTCTCTACGGTCGAGTAGGAGAGGAAGCGCTTGTAGTTGTTCGTGCGGCGCAGGAACAGCGCGCCGATGAGGAGCGACAGCACGCCGACGATCAGCAGCACCGAACGGGCCCACGTGAAGACCTCGGTCGCGGCTACCACGCGGTAGACGCGGAAGATGGCCAGGAAGCCGGCGTTGACCAGTCCCGTGGAGATCAGCGCCGAGGCCGGCGACGGCGCCGCGAAGTTGGCGTCGATGCCCACCGTGTACAGCGGGAAGAGCTCCATCTTGCAGCTGTAGCCGCAGACGA is a genomic window containing:
- a CDS encoding chromate transporter, which codes for MERLRTIFVSFFKIGLFTFGGGYAMIPLIEREVIDNRRWVERREFLDLLTLAQSVPGPISLNTSVFVGYKMRGLRGATAALLGTILPSFVIILIIALFFANIRHNPVVDAAFKGMRPAVVALIIGPVISLARGMHWSMFFIIAAAALAVWGLGWSPIWVLVAGAAGGIAWELAVAPKIARHKKNPEA
- a CDS encoding pectinesterase family protein, which translates into the protein MRDCHVEGNVDFIFGSSTIVVDHCTLHMNRNNSVVTAPSTPADHQYGIVCMDCTISFPLSERSFPSYYYRTLRTLRNPPHHRNAPSGPTQETPSLHFPFRPAGRRSTDGTPARGVSIPGQSACRFAGIAYFCERLRA
- a CDS encoding NADH:ubiquinone oxidoreductase; its protein translation is MILPKIRVLRSHGQQAIEDLDAVELTEEFRGRPELTFTEDTTEAERAEALCPTGAFRADPLELDLGRCLFCGECARVAPRNVRFTNDYRIGSPTREGLVLHAGDSRVEFDPKRVRPEIRRCFRQALQLREVSAGGDGSVEMELNATGNVNFDLGRYGIGFTASPRHADGVVVSGPLTAQMAEALEICYDAVAEPKILVMCGTEACSGGLFAESRALDRSFLDSHTPDLWLPGAPTHPMTYIDGLLTLLGRKNRL
- a CDS encoding NADH-quinone oxidoreductase subunit C, encoding MNYLVTDNTAGAVRLEEIPEISYASFYELLRTWLSDERYHVAHYFALPSDDRMRFYCLVLDDAESRVLITSHATGYYDDTALPSLTALHPQMHPFERDITERYGIRFDGQPWPKPLRYPFDRYNRQSSIDNYPFYTMAGHSLHEVNVGPIHAGIIEPGAFRFICNGEEVLHLEIALGYQHRGVEAAFSSTDNRLRQMCLAEAVAGDSAVAHATAFAEAVEKLTGRERPTQLDRERAVALELERMAMQIADTGALSMDAGYQLGQVACEALRTMTINTTQAWCGNRFGKGLIRPHGTDHPLTPAKSAMIRRNVAEIARRYEEVRRDLESSPTLLARFEQCGMVPREEMRRIGGVGQAARASGLARDIRATHPWGSYGKCLHHEPVIETSGDVMARLEVRCREVAQSARYIDQLLEIYEQKYGALENPCETPDYTTQLTPQSLSFGLVEGWRGETCHVVVTDAEGHIEACRIKDPSLHNWLALALAVRGEGISDFPICNKSFNLSYCGHDL
- a CDS encoding complex I subunit 5 family protein; its protein translation is MIVYLIASILIAAAAFLVRRERQLFLTGVLFYAVQAAFACAILFGGLYDTTSASWFRFDAPGTLFYVLLCIVSAFAYFHSEAYLRDNDLVQTRAYSGLVMLLTTAIAGSYFASNLAVTWIFLEATTLCSAGIIYHRRTAQTLEAAWKYVFVCSTGIAMAYLGILLLAAATDCESLDYAEVAAAAPHGNALYLKIAFLLIVCGYSCKMELFPLYTVGIDANFAAPSPASALISTGLVNAGFLAIFRVYRVVAATEVFTWARSVLLIVGVLSLLIGALFLRRTNNYKRFLSYSTVENMGLAAIGLGVGGAGVWAAVFHVVCHTFIKSSLFLQMAVVRQVYNGYRINRIGDYIHINRVGAMGLLAGMVILVAFPPSPLFLSELMILREAIVGGRWWLVAGLLLLLCIVIYSFCSRMLRLCYQPNQDELHPSKVDRALSWSALTLLAAAMVLGLWQPDFLRELIGQITAL